The following nucleotide sequence is from Saccharomycodes ludwigii strain NBRC 1722 chromosome VII, whole genome shotgun sequence.
tgagcCTAGTCAAGAGTCAAtaaatattcataataaaaattctaatacgctgaaaaagaaaatatcaCAAACGgtaaatcaaaaacaaataaaagatcGCGATGCTttgttaaaagaattagaaCATATTATTGCCGATCAAACAACAGAAAAAACATCTCAGCTTCTCAAAATTCTGCGTTCTTGTCAtcattttatcaaaaatacaGACGTTAATTTATCCAATCAAAGGAAACCCaactaaaataaagttgttcagaaaaagaaatcaatGGGCTTTCATAAAACTCTTCTACTCTCCATTGTTAAaacctttttatttaaagcaAATCAACTAAATTAACTTGGTTCCGAAAGAAGGTGAAGTCTCGTATATTATCAAAGAAATAAACGActagttatatatatatatatatatatatatatatatcatattACAAGAAAGGGTTacttgttatatttttcacaAATCACTTGTTAAAACACTAtttaatatacaaaaataaaataaacatttaaaTGGTTGATCAAAATGATACGAATTGTTCCACTTGCTTGTAACATCTCCTATATCCTTGAAATGAGTTTAATCCTCCATTTCTACATCCTCCTCTTCGTTCTCCTTTATCTGCGACTTATCACCCATCttttcaacaaaatcaaTGGCCTTAGCCTTGACATATTCTGCTGCTTTTTCATCGCCCTTAGAATCTTCAAATTCCAACcactttttgaaaaaaaacttggcTTGTTTTCTTGTAATCTTCTTATTCTTAAATACACGTTCAAATAAATCTTCAACTTTCTGTTTGTCGCTACCAACCTTAACCTCCTGATCGATATATACGTTCCACAGATCAATTCTCTTTGGAGCATCCGCCAACAAACCTTCAAATAAGGAACGGCCTTGTTCGGGATCAccctttttaaattctaaTTGTGCAAATTTGCGTACAATCTCAATATGGTCACGTTTGGGCAAAGACTTCAAAGCATTAGCTAAAACCTTGTGTGCATCTAAAGTCTTACCTTGGTCAATTAACAACTCACCCCAATTTACCCATACTTGAACCTTTTGAGAACCAAACTTCTTGGCAgcatttttcaataaactTAAAGCCTTTTCAACTTTATCACTAGCCTCAAAAATGCCTATCAACTTCATGTGCATAACATAAGAGTCCATATATTGACAGctacttttaaaaacatcTTCTAAAGTCTCATCTGTACCAAAagtattttctaaattcaACTTAGCAATCCAAATGTTTAGCTTCTCCATTTCTTCTCTAAAATTGATAGTCTTCAACGCACGCTCTGCAATCTCACGACCTTTGTCAATTTCTCCCAATTGTAACTCGAAAGCCATGTAATTCATCCATATGACGGATGAATTTGGATTACCAAGAATCAATCTCTCAAAATCGGCCACAGATTCTGGAGCTTTGGTGTTGATATCAATACTTTTATCTTCAGCAATCTTCCGCTTAGATTTCTTTTTGGACTTTTTGTCACTGGTAAAATCTTCGTTATCGCTgaaatcatcatcatcgtcatcataATTTTCAGCCTGATCTAAAATATTGGCAGTCCAGTCAAAACCAGCACTTAAACTCAAGCCATCCTCACTAGTTGGAATTGGGCCCTTTTTGGAAAGTTGTGGTTCTTCTGCACCTTCgccatcatcatcatcatcattactttcattttcataatCAATATCTATAATATCaccatcttcatcatcttcctTGTCAATAGTGTCTGCATCTTTCTTGTTGTCTTCCACTTTGAAACGGGATGCCTTCAAAGATAAAGAAACTTGGTTCTTTTCTAAATTGGTTTTTAACACATAAGCTTTAATTCTGTCGCCAGGACCAAATAACTGGTTCAAATCTTTGTTTAATGCAGAGTCGGAAACTTCATTACGATGAGCTAAACCAGTGAGGTTAATTGTGTTGTCTAGTTTGATGAAAACACCAAAATCGGTAACATTCTTAACAACACCTTCGAAAATGTCACCAGGTTTAATGTCTTTAATACTTTTcataattttcaattcaCCATCGACTTCACTTTCTCTTAAGGTCAACATAATCTTTTTGTCATTGTCACAAGTAACAACTTTACCGGTAACAAGTTGCATGGGTTTGTAAAACTTTTTCCAATCCTTGATATAGGAATCAGTCAATTTACTAACAGGAACAAAAGCATTCAAGTTTCTAGctagataaataaaaatacccTTGTCAGTGATTGTTTTAATGAAACCTTCCACAATTTGACCTACCGTTAAGTCTTTGGCACTCGTAATATTTTGAGTTTTACGTAAAGAAACATTAATTTTACTCTCAGCATCTTCAGTTGTTTTGCTAATTATAGTAGCACTTACAACTTGATTTTTGGAATAAAATTCGGGTAACGTCAATTTGTAATCGTCCAAGGCATCAGTGATAAAAGATATGGCAGAGGTATTATTGCCTAAGTCAACCAAAACATAGTGGGAAGTAACTTTGATGACACGGGCAGGGTATTCCTTACCAACTTCAACATCCGCAGCATTTTcgattttatttatcctGGCACTAACGTTCAAAATTTGGTGTTCCTTATCAATAGAGCTAACAGTACACTTAATAGCAGAACCTAATGGATAATTCTCCTCTACAGATTCCTCGTTACCAATCTTGTTAGTGGAATCGGTTAGATCAAATAAACTAATTTTAGCCTTTAATTGGGGATTAATAGTTAGCCATAAAGAGTTTTGGCCTATATTGTTGACAAAACCAATGACTTCATCACCAACCTTTATATCGTTGAGGGTGCttaacttttcttttgattTAGTACTTAGCTCAAAAATGGTATTCTTCGATAGGGCATGAGAAATAGGTAAATACTTGTGAGTCTTAACGTCATGATAACCGATAACTTTAACATCAAGTATATCatcttttttgtatttagaCAAAGGATAATTTGTATTCTTGATTTGGTCCCAAGAATCAAAAATTTCACTAACGTCTATACGACCATGTATGTTTTCAGCCAAAATAACATTTAATTGGTTCTTTTTGACCTGTTTAACTTGACACTTGGTGGATTTTCCAATAGTTAAGTCATTCAACGTTTTAATTTGTGGATCGATTGGACCGATTAAAGTGGAAGATGACAAAGAAGAAGCAGAATCAGAGGCCTTGGATTTTTCTGGTTTGGGTTCTCGCAAAGTTAacaaaaatctttttttctcttcatCAGTTctcaataaataacaagTTATAGATTGGTTGacataaaacttttttctcAAGTCGATATCTCTACTTTCAGCAGCATAACTTGGCAAAACGAGACCTACAAACTTACCATTAAACGCAACAAAAATACCGGTACTGGATAGAGATTTGATATAGCCATGCATTGGGTTGGTGCCAAAGCTTTTCACATCATCATATGATAGGGGCAAAGTCTTGTTTATGCTGTCTTTTATCATTGATTTTTTACAGGTTATGTTGAAAACTTTAGTTCTTGTATCCTTATCAATAACTAAACCCTTTAGTTCAGCACCAATCTTGATTTTCTTAATATCAGCTCTATTTTGTTCAATCCGGGAATCAGAGAGATGTCCAACATACAAAACACCTCTGATAGATGGTTCATCCTTCAATTCAACAATCAAAGAATCCTTAGTCTTTTCAACAACTATAACATCGACAATAGTTCTACCTATTTCCATGGAATCGACtatttccttttgtttatttaatttgtcCTCGGATGTAAATCTACAACTAACGACAACTCTTCTTTTACTTTGATCAACATCCAAAACTTTGACAGTAATTGTTTGACCCAATCTTAAGAAATCCTTTGGGAACTTAACAAAAGCTTCAGACACCTCCTTTTTTGGCAAAAACCCCCGCAAGTTACCCAAAAAGGAAACAACACAACCATTATCCCTAATGCTTTCAACCGTGGCCAGAGTAAGCGTcccatttttcaataattcaGAGGCGCCATCATAGTCGGAAATTAAAGTTATATTGTCCTGGTCAGTCACAATACTTTTCTTTAACGATATATAGACCCTGCCGTTAGACTTGTTAACATTAATGACACGGCCCTTAACCTTATTACCAATCTTGAACTTACGTTCTGGATAAGTTAGTCTGATATCAGAAATATGTTTAGTTGGAACGTGCGCGGTGAAGCGACCTGAACAAATTTTCAAGTTAATACCAGATTCATCAGAAACAGAAGTAATTTCACATCCAGTCAAAAGTTCACCAATTGGTATATCCTTCGAACTCAAGTATTCTATTTCTAAATCAGCTTTCTTGGTAGTCAAGATGTAATATTGATCAACCTCATTAAAACCCAAAACTCTGGCCCTTTTCTTGCTATCTTCTTTTTCGTATTTAGAATGATGTATTTGGCCCCAATATTGATCATTGATTTTAGCATAAATGTATTGGTCGTCATTgcaaacaattttaatgtCATCGAAAATGTAGCCCACTGGAAATGATTCTAAAGCTTGTTGAGATGCTAAAGCTGTGGAAAAAGATGTTAATTTGATAAGGTGGTTTAATTGAGAGACCAATAAAACTCTATGACCCTTATACAAGATATTAGAAATAATTCTCACTTTGACAGTGGTCCCAATAGAAAAAGTTTCTTGAAAGTTCTCTTTAACATTGATATGGGCTAGGTTTAAAAACCCATTGACTAAGCCAAAAACTTTACCAAATATACCATGGTTTGGACGAACACTTTCAACCAAAAAATCAACAAGCTGACCTGGAACAATTGTATCAACAGATGATATGGTGGATATGACATTTGTAGGATTAGATCTGCCACTAATTGTGACCGTTCTATCAGAGCTCTTGGAAACAAACCCCAAAAAAACCAAACCTGGAGTAGCATTGGGAGgtaattctttatttggAATGAAACCGTTTAATTTGCCATTACCGATATCTAAAATAGCACCGTGATCTTCTATACTTTTGATACTGCATTGGATAGCGCCATTTTTATTCCCATAATCCTCAGTTTCAAAGTCCTCATTTACAACCGAAGGTTCAATGGTTAGTtcaattttctttgttttagAAGGTAATTCTAAAGCCGTGTTTTTGGTAACTTGGCATCTCAACCATTGGCCAAGATAGAATTTTTTAGTCAAATCTATTATCgcatctttttcttctttaatatCTTCATCTGATTCATAATCACTTTCATCGTCTTGctcttcttcattattttttgaatctTCGATATTTCCCTTCAAGTTATCTAACAAATCATTAATTTGAGTAGAAACATTGGTTATAGGAACATATCCTCGTAAATTATCAGTTAAAGATAGAATTAGAGCATGTTTCTTAATTTGACTAATTTGGCCCAGTAATTTGGAACCGACTGGTAAACTTTTAAAGGAAACGTGTTCTTGGATTCGAATTTtatcatcgtcatcatcatcatcagcATTAGCGTCTTGTCCTTCTTTGGAAGCATTTTTAGCCAATTTggcctttttcttttttggtaaGTTTTTCTTGTCTTCTTGGCCTCTAGAagtattaaataaaacatcagTAGCAGCTTCGTTTGCAACTTGCTTCAATTCTAATGGTGTCAATGCTGAAGAACCACCTCTTGGAAAGGAAATTTCGGCACTTTCATGAACCAAAGAGGATTTAGATGGTGCTTGTGTTTTATCTGACCTTATCAAAGGAGATTCTGTGGtatcaatttttcttttcacaGCCATAGTGTAAAGTTATTGTACTTTTAGAGTAGAAAGGACtgtattaatttttgaacCTTTGAGATATGTAATACTAATTGATGATTGGTATGAAAATGGAAGTGTAACAATGTAGCGAAGAAAGTACTTATAAATTGAtgataaaacttttttaataatagctGGAAAGATTGATTGGACTTATAAAATAGGTTAAacatataaagaaaatttttattttttttttcatcggttaaaaaaagaaaaaaggaaaaagaaaaaaggaaaaagaaaaaagaaaaaagaaaaaagaaaaaagaaaaaagaaaaagaaaaaaaaaagaaacgtgaATTTGCTTGgagagtttttttttttttatttttaaaaacgcAGTTTGACCTAAAGTCCGAAGCACCGCTTTTCGGATAAAAACAccgttttgtttttgtttgtgtAACAAAACGATAAAATTAttccaaaagaaaaaaaaaaaaaaaaaaaaaattaaaattaaaattaaacaatcCGGAAACATTCCCCGTATTAAATTGTTTCCCATAGCCAGAATGAATCTAACATTTCTTAAATCCAATTTTTCCGTTgcaaatgaaaaattaattttgataaaGAAACTTtacattatttatttatttccgTTGGAATTGTCTTGTTGCAtttatccattttttttttttccacttaatagataacaaaaaacaaataagattaaaaacaaataacaacatCAAACGAGCATAATCCAACAATGACACTAGATAGGCAACATCGGCCATCTGTATCTTCCTCTAGGTCATCTTATATCTCAGATAATAATGACCCATGGGATGATGACCAATTAATAGCCATTCCAAGTTCGATAGCTTCTTTCCATCATCCACACCCTGAATTAATGCAATCCGTCTCTTCGACCTCAAACCATCTATCACCATATGGAAGTCTCTCAATCAATGATGTTGATGATATATCTTCACGTACTCACCATCAAAACCAGCAGCACCATTCCAACTTCCACTTTTTCACCAATGAACAAATCGAAAACGCAGAAGGATTCACCTCTACAGTTGAAAATACTGACTACTATACAGATAgcaacaatatttttgataacgAATTAGGATACACACATGGCGGCAGTAGCGCTATAACCCAATCGAATGCTAGTTTGCGTTCCTCTTTACTAAGTTCCGGGAGCGGTATTCGACACCATACCTATGGAGCAACAGCAAATACTTCAAACGCAGCTTTGGTAAGGAATTCTAGCTCTTCAAGTTCAGCTTCAGTGAATTATGAATCACAAGAAAGAATTCCATCCTTACATGACCACTTTGCGGGCAATAACAACATTATTGGACGCacaaatagtaataacagCATTGATGATACCGGCTCTGGGTCTGGTGTTGATTCCaataatgaagatgaagatgataaCAAAAACCATAAATATCATCTGTTTGATGCTAGCAACAAGTTATTAGCCCCTAAATACCACGATAAGTTTTTTGCTGCCAAACCAAATTGCCAAGTACAGAGATTTTACATTGCCGAAGAGGATTTGGTTGTTGGTATAGCGGGATACAAAATCAGCAAGCTTCGACTAATTTTGTATTACTTACTATGTTTATCTACTCTGGGTATTGGCTATTTAGTTTTTAGATGGTTTCCCcgttataaaattaaactgATAGGCAGCAACCAGCCCTTGGGGAAAGCTGAATTTGTGGTTGTAGAAAACGAATTGGGTGAGGTCACCACTGTTGCCGTTGAAAGAAAATGGTACAATAGATCTTTGAACTCAGTTTTAATCTCTCCGGAAAATGGAATTTATGACAATATCGATTTGCCTAttctaatttcttttcaatataGATTATTTACTCTAATATATTCACCTGTAGAAGATATTTTTAGAACAAATAGCAATTGGATCGATCGTAGTTGgcaaaatttggaaaaatgtaaaaatgGATTAACCAACAACGTCCACGGAGATCGTATTTTATCCTTTGGCAAAAATGAGTGCAATTTGAAGATTAAATCTATACTAGAACTAACTGTTAATGAGGCTTTACAtccattttatatttttcaaattttttcgATTATATTGTGGTCTTATGATGACTATTACTCTTATGCGATTTGTATTTTGATATTGTCTGTTTTATCCATAGCAACCACCGTTATTGAAACAAGAAAGAGTTCCGGGAAACTAGTGGAGATGTCCAACCTTAATTGTTTGGTCCGTTGTTATCGTGATGGGTTTTGGATTACTACTTCTTCATCAGATCTAGTACCAggtgatatttttgaagTCACCGATCCTGAATTAGACGCGTTCCCATGCGATTGTGTTTTACTAAGCGGCGAAGTATTGACCAATGAATCAATGTTGACCGGTGAGTCTGTTCCTGTGTCTAAAACTCCAATTCCTTCTGAAAATTTAATGGCCCAActtttaattgattttgaaaGCTCCAAGCTTTCTCCTCAAGTTTGCAAAAGTGTTTTATTCAATGGTACTAAGTTAGTCCGTGCAAAACCAGACCCGGAAACTCATATATCTATTGCGATGTGTGTCAGAACGGGATTTTCCACTACAAAGGGTAGTTTGATTAGATCAATGGTTTTTCCATCGGTTTCATCCGCTGCTCAGTCGAACGATATGCAAAAGgattcttttaaatacattggatatatgtttattattgctatgCTTGGCTTCACAATATCAGCCATTAATTTTAAGAGATTAGGTCTATCTAAAAACGTTATCATTGTGCGTGCATTAGACATTATTACAATTGTTATTCCACCTGCATTACCGGCAACATTAACTATTGGTACCAACTTTAGTCTAGGAAGATTGAAggaaaaattgattttttgtatttccCCCACAAGAATAAACATTGCTGGTAAATTAGATGTGATGTGCTTTGACAAAACCGGGACTTTGACTGAAGATGGACTAGATGTCAGTGGTGTCAAAGAATTGAATGTTAAAAATGGTCGGTTTAATCCACAAACTAATGTGTTTGAACAGATCGAAAATCCAGTTTTCAAAATGATTTTGCAAACGTGTCATTCCTTGAATTATCTGGAAAACGAGGGACTAGTTGGTGATCCGTTGGATCTTAAAATGTTTGAATTTACTAATAGTAAATATCATGAAGATAATGCTAACAATGATTGTTGTTTCGTTGTTGATGGTGATAAAAAGGTGCTAAaagtttttgattttgaatCTACACTAAAAAGAATGAGTTGCTTGGTGAGTGATGTTGGTGGGCGTATGTGGGGGTTTTCCAAAGGTGCTCCTGAAGTCATTTCAACCATTTGTAAACCAGGTAGCATACCACACAACTATGAGCAAACTCTAAGGGAACATACACATAATGGTGATCGTGTTATTGCTTGTGCtgctaaaaaaattagtagCAACACAGTCTCTGCTGGTATAAATAGATCTAAGGTTGAATGTGACTTGGAGTTTTTAGGCTTTGTTatctttgaaaataaactGAAGGCCAAAACTACTGAGACTTTATCTGTTTTGAAGGATGCAAACATTAGAACCATTATGTGCACCGGGGACAATATTCTAACTGCAGTCTCTGTTGCCAAGGAATGTGGTTTGTTGCCATCAGATCACCGCTGTTACATTTCTATTTATAATGAAGAGGCCaatgaaaaagttttatggCAAGATGTAGATGATCCTGAATCTTTCTTGAATGAAATCACTTTGACCCCAGCCTTAGGTACAACcccaaaaaattattcctTGGCAGTTACCGGTGATGTTTTCCGTCTaatgtttcaaaaaaaCGCCGAAATTGAAGAAATGGGGGCAACAGCTGCTGCGAATGACAGTGctcaatttttattttctgaaAATTACATCCAAACAGTACTACTGAAGAGTTGCATTTATGCTAGAATGTCGCCCGATGAAAAACATGAGTTGGTTGAacaattacaaaaattggATTATTGTGTAGGATTTTGTGGTGACGGTGCAAACGATTGTGGTGCGTTGAAGGCTGCTAATGTTGGTATCTCTTTGTCTGAAGCAGAGGCGTCTGTAGCTGCTCCCTTTACCTCccaaaattttgaaattagtTGCGTTTTGGATTTAATTAGAGAAGGCCGTGCCTCTTTGGTAACCTCCTTTGCATGTTTCCAATATATGTCCTTATATTCAGCGATTCAGTTTATCACTataacaattttatatGGACGTGGATCCAATTTGGGTGATTTTCAGTTTCTATTCATAGATTTGTTTCTAATTGTTCCGTTAGCCGTTACCATGTCATGGTCTAAACCATATCTGGGACCTATTGTAAAGAAAAGACCATCTGCAAACTTGGTTTCTCGCAAGATTATTTTTCCATTAGTTAGTAATATGATTATTGTACTGGTTTTCCAGCTTATTCCCTGGGCACTTATTCAAGATATGAAGTGG
It contains:
- the RRP5 gene encoding Rrp5p (similar to Saccharomyces cerevisiae YMR229C | RRP5 | Ribosomal RNA Processing), with translation MAVKRKIDTTESPLIRSDKTQAPSKSSLVHESAEISFPRGGSSALTPLELKQVANEAATDVLFNTSRGQEDKKNLPKKKKAKLAKNASKEGQDANADDDDDDDKIRIQEHVSFKSLPVGSKLLGQISQIKKHALILSLTDNLRGYVPITNVSTQINDLLDNLKGNIEDSKNNEEEQDDESDYESDEDIKEEKDAIIDLTKKFYLGQWLRCQVTKNTALELPSKTKKIELTIEPSVVNEDFETEDYGNKNGAIQCSIKSIEDHGAILDIGNGKLNGFIPNKELPPNATPGLVFLGFVSKSSDRTVTISGRSNPTNVISTISSVDTIVPGQLVDFLVESVRPNHGIFGKVFGLVNGFLNLAHINVKENFQETFSIGTTVKVRIISNILYKGHRVLLVSQLNHLIKLTSFSTALASQQALESFPVGYIFDDIKIVCNDDQYIYAKINDQYWGQIHHSKYEKEDSKKRARVLGFNEVDQYYILTTKKADLEIEYLSSKDIPIGELLTGCEITSVSDESGINLKICSGRFTAHVPTKHISDIRLTYPERKFKIGNKVKGRVINVNKSNGRVYISLKKSIVTDQDNITLISDYDGASELLKNGTLTLATVESIRDNGCVVSFLGNLRGFLPKKEVSEAFVKFPKDFLRLGQTITVKVLDVDQSKRRVVVSCRFTSEDKLNKQKEIVDSMEIGRTIVDVIVVEKTKDSLIVELKDEPSIRGVLYVGHLSDSRIEQNRADIKKIKIGAELKGLVIDKDTRTKVFNITCKKSMIKDSINKTLPLSYDDVKSFGTNPMHGYIKSLSSTGIFVAFNGKFVGLVLPSYAAESRDIDLRKKFYVNQSITCYLLRTDEEKKRFLLTLREPKPEKSKASDSASSLSSSTLIGPIDPQIKTLNDLTIGKSTKCQVKQVKKNQLNVILAENIHGRIDVSEIFDSWDQIKNTNYPLSKYKKDDILDVKVIGYHDVKTHKYLPISHALSKNTIFELSTKSKEKLSTLNDIKVGDEVIGFVNNIGQNSLWLTINPQLKAKISLFDLTDSTNKIGNEESVEENYPLGSAIKCTVSSIDKEHQILNVSARINKIENAADVEVGKEYPARVIKVTSHYVLVDLGNNTSAISFITDALDDYKLTLPEFYSKNQVVSATIISKTTEDAESKINVSLRKTQNITSAKDLTVGQIVEGFIKTITDKGIFIYLARNLNAFVPVSKLTDSYIKDWKKFYKPMQLVTGKVVTCDNDKKIMLTLRESEVDGELKIMKSIKDIKPGDIFEGVVKNVTDFGVFIKLDNTINLTGLAHRNEVSDSALNKDLNQLFGPGDRIKAYVLKTNLEKNQVSLSLKASRFKVEDNKKDADTIDKEDDEDGDIIDIDYENESNDDDDDGEGAEEPQLSKKGPIPTSEDGLSLSAGFDWTANILDQAENYDDDDDDFSDNEDFTSDKKSKKKSKRKIAEDKSIDINTKAPESVADFERLILGNPNSSVIWMNYMAFELQLGEIDKGREIAERALKTINFREEMEKLNIWIAKLNLENTFGTDETLEDVFKSSCQYMDSYVMHMKLIGIFEASDKVEKALSLLKNAAKKFGSQKVQVWVNWGELLIDQGKTLDAHKVLANALKSLPKRDHIEIVRKFAQLEFKKGDPEQGRSLFEGLLADAPKRIDLWNVYIDQEVKVGSDKQKVEDLFERVFKNKKITRKQAKFFFKKWLEFEDSKGDEKAAEYVKAKAIDFVEKMGDKSQIKENEEEDVEMED
- the YPK9 gene encoding putative acid anhydride hydrolase (similar to Saccharomyces cerevisiae YOR291W | YPK9 | Yeast PARK9); protein product: MTLDRQHRPSVSSSRSSYISDNNDPWDDDQLIAIPSSIASFHHPHPELMQSVSSTSNHLSPYGSLSINDVDDISSRTHHQNQQHHSNFHFFTNEQIENAEGFTSTVENTDYYTDSNNIFDNELGYTHGGSSAITQSNASLRSSLLSSGSGIRHHTYGATANTSNAALVRNSSSSSSASVNYESQERIPSLHDHFAGNNNIIGRTNSNNSIDDTGSGSGVDSNNEDEDDNKNHKYHLFDASNKLLAPKYHDKFFAAKPNCQVQRFYIAEEDLVVGIAGYKISKLRLILYYLLCLSTLGIGYLVFRWFPRYKIKLIGSNQPLGKAEFVVVENELGEVTTVAVERKWYNRSLNSVLISPENGIYDNIDLPILISFQYRLFTLIYSPVEDIFRTNSNWIDRSWQNLEKCKNGLTNNVHGDRILSFGKNECNLKIKSILELTVNEALHPFYIFQIFSIILWSYDDYYSYAICILILSVLSIATTVIETRKSSGKLVEMSNLNCLVRCYRDGFWITTSSSDLVPGDIFEVTDPELDAFPCDCVLLSGEVLTNESMLTGESVPVSKTPIPSENLMAQLLIDFESSKLSPQVCKSVLFNGTKLVRAKPDPETHISIAMCVRTGFSTTKGSLIRSMVFPSVSSAAQSNDMQKDSFKYIGYMFIIAMLGFTISAINFKRLGLSKNVIIVRALDIITIVIPPALPATLTIGTNFSLGRLKEKLIFCISPTRINIAGKLDVMCFDKTGTLTEDGLDVSGVKELNVKNGRFNPQTNVFEQIENPVFKMILQTCHSLNYLENEGLVGDPLDLKMFEFTNSKYHEDNANNDCCFVVDGDKKVLKVFDFESTLKRMSCLVSDVGGRMWGFSKGAPEVISTICKPGSIPHNYEQTLREHTHNGDRVIACAAKKISSNTVSAGINRSKVECDLEFLGFVIFENKLKAKTTETLSVLKDANIRTIMCTGDNILTAVSVAKECGLLPSDHRCYISIYNEEANEKVLWQDVDDPESFLNEITLTPALGTTPKNYSLAVTGDVFRLMFQKNAEIEEMGATAAANDSAQFLFSENYIQTVLLKSCIYARMSPDEKHELVEQLQKLDYCVGFCGDGANDCGALKAANVGISLSEAEASVAAPFTSQNFEISCVLDLIREGRASLVTSFACFQYMSLYSAIQFITITILYGRGSNLGDFQFLFIDLFLIVPLAVTMSWSKPYLGPIVKKRPSANLVSRKIIFPLVSNMIIVLVFQLIPWALIQDMKWYIKPVVGDQDTVNSSDDTVLFYVSNFQYIMIAVVLSLGPPYREPMMKNAWFIINVIVALLVCIWFMCLDPNSWWGSLMQLTKVPVNFKWAIIFWALFNYLMHIVIPRKLRTLFKKKQSSKKYKHLLLRERTLSV